TCGAAAGATCCATCAGTTCCAAGGCTTTCATTCTTACTCTGAAATAAGGGTCTTTCAAAGCAGCAGACAATAATTTTGTAGCTGCAGGGTTTTTACCAACCTGATCTTTAATGGCTTTTAGCGCTGTATATCTGCTCTTAAACTCTTTGGACCCATTGAATTGTATCAGATTCTGTTCAGGAGTTTTTGTTTCCGTAATTTCTGAAACTAATATTCCGTCAGCATTGATATTAACCAGATCCGGAGTTTTTGAAACATCAAAATTAAACGTATTCTTTGCTTCAGCATTTACCCACACATTATATCTTTTCGGTTTTCCGTTTTCATAAACATCTATTGCCAATGGAAACTGAAAAGGCTGTTCCTGGCTTTGACTGATCACCAGGCTGATCTGTTTTTTAACGGGTTCAAAAGTATAAGAATAACTCAATTTGGGATGCCCGCTTCCAAAATACCATTGATTGAAGAACCAATTCAGATCCTTTCCGGAAACCTTTTCAAAAGAAAGTCTTAGCTGATGAGCCTCTCCGTTTTTGTATTCATTCGTTTTCAGATAGTCATTCATTCCGGCAAAGAATGCGTCGTCCTCAAGATAGTTCCTCAACATATGAAGGATGCCACCCCCTTTCTGATAAGTTACCAAATCAAAAACATCTTCACGGGAATCATAATTAAAACGAACCAGGTTTTTATTAAAATCAGCCGGATTATGAATGTACATATTCACATCGCTCATCTGATGATAGTCCGCCTGATCTTTACCATATTTATATTCGTTCCATAAGTACTCTGAATAATTGGCAAATGATTCATTTACGGTAAGATTACTCCAGCTTTCCGCAGTTACAAGATCCCCAAACCAGTGGTGGAATAATTCGTGAGCAATTGTATCTTCCCATTTATTTTCGTCAATTAATTGTCCCGGTTTCTGTAAAATATCGCTTCCATGCAGTGTTGCTGTCGTATTTTCCATAGCCCCACTTACATAATCCCTTCCGGATATCTGTGCATATTTTGCCCAAGGATAATCGTAACCCATTTTCTTTGAGAAAAATTCGATCATTTCAGGAGTATTTCCATAGATCTGCTTTGCATAAGGTTCATATTCTTTTTCAATATAATAATCCACCGGAATATTCTTCCATTTATCTTTCACGATTGCATAATCCCCCACTCCCATAAAAAACAGATAAGTTGAATGTCTTTTATCCATGACCCAATGATCTGTTCTCAGTCCATTCGCTTCTTTCTGGGAATCCTTTAATAATCCATTAGAAAGAGTCACATATTTTTCAGGAACCGTCATATAAATTTCCTGCGTTGTCTTTTGATTCGGTTTATCAATGGTTGGAAACCAGGCGGAAGAAGATTCGGTTTCACCCTGTGTCCAGATTTGGGTTGGTTTATCCGGATCTTTCCCCTGAGCATTAATGAAATATAAACCTTTTGCATCATTGATGGCTGCACTTCCTTCTTGTTTTACTTCATTTGGGCGGGAAGTGTATTTGATGTACACTGTGTAATCCTGATCTTTCTGATATGTTTTATCCAAAGTAATGGTTAACACATCGTCTTTATATTCATACTTTAAAGGAGATTTCTTACCATTGTTATCTAAAGCGACGTCATGGATCAGCATACTTTTCGCATCAAGAACCAGCTGATTGGTAGGATAAAAATACGGTGAAGCGGTAAGCCACTCCTCTCCGTTCATCTGTTCTTTCTGGTAGTCAAAATTGACTTTAAGTTTGGTATGCTTTAGTTCTGTTACTTTAGTGTGTGTGGCCCTGTAGACTTTTTCTCTCCCTGAAGTTTCAGTTTGTGCTGATACGTTTGCAGAAAAGAAAATCGCTAGTACCGCAATCGATAAAATGGCTTTTTTCATTATTACTTAGAATTATTTTTAGTTAAAATCTCAAAAATGTCATTGACTAATGTTTCATAATCACCTTTTTTAAGTTGTTCTTTTGTTTTTGCAAAAGCTTTCTTCAACTCGCTTTCAGGGTTTTCTTCATCAATAATTTCAGCAGAATTCACTCCTTTTAATTGTAGAATGGCATTCCTTAGCATTTCGAGATCTGCTTTCTGATCTGTATTTATTTTTATATATTTCATTATATTATTCTTTAATAAATTTCACTTTATTACCTCCCTGCAAAATTAGAAGCTGCCTTTTTGTAACATCAAAATCAATAACAATTCCCGCAGCATCAAACTTAAAACTTGTTTGAGAAGTTGCTTCTAAAGGAAAAGCACCCTGTCCCGTTGCCTGGGCCATTAATACTTTATCTTTAATGAAAATGGTAATTTTCATCGGCATTTGTGCCGCCGCGTATGTTCCGGTAAATTTTTGAAGATCACTTTCCGGAAGGTTCACTACATTAAAATTCGGAATTTCAAAGCTTTTTCCATAAGCTGCACTTAAAGCGGTGATCGAAATATTATTATTGTCAAAATTACTTTGATTACTGATCATAGCAAAAGTTTTCTCGCCATCAGGGAAGTAATACAATATAGAGCTAAAATGATCTATTCCTCCGTTATGCCCAAAACCTGTTTTTCCCATAAACGGAACTTCGGCCAGGCCAAAACCATAATGGTCTTTAAAATTACGCATTTTATCTAAACTTTCTCTGGAAATCAATTTTCCTGAAGCCAGTGCATTTATAAAAATAATCAATTCTGAAGGAGTAGAAACCAAATTTCCTGCGCCCAAGGGAACAGACATATCCGTTTCGGCACTTCTTACATAATTCCCATTTTCATAAGTGTACGAATGGGCCATGTTTTCTAAAGATTCTATCTTTCCTCCTGCTTTTGTATATTTTAGTTGTAAAGGTTTTGCTATAAACTCTTCAATAAGCTTTGCGTAAGATTTTTTATAAACTTTTTCCAGAATAAAACCCAGCAAAGAATAATTCGAGTTGCTGTAACTGAATTGAGCGCCAGGTTCAAAATCCAAGCCTGCCTTTTGAATAATATCGATAAGCTTTTCCTGGGAAACAGGTTGTAAATAGTAGGATGCATACAAGGCATCATCAGTGAAATTATGAATCCCGCTCCTATGATTTAAAAGATTTTCTACTTTGATCTTCTCAGCGTTCTTTATTTGAGGAAAGAATTGACTTAATGAAGTGTCCAGTGTTAGCTTTTTATCCTCTACCGCCTTCATGATCAAAACGGCTGTAAAAGTCTTTGTTATGGAACCGATCCTGTAAACCGTATTAAGAGCTGCTTTTTTCCTAGCCTCAACATCAGAAAATCCAATCGCATTGGAATAAATTATTTTTCCGTGATCTGCAATGGCAAAACTTCCCATCACCTTGTGCTCGCTATCCAGGGCTTTAAAATAATTGTCCAGTTTTTCCTTATCAATATTCTGGGCAAAACTGAAACTGAAAACTCCGATGGAAACGCAAAGAAATATCTTTTTTAACATACTAATGACATTTCATTAATAGGTCATAAAATATGAAGATTTGTTACATATTCAGTAACGCATGAAAATAGTACTAGATCGCCACAGGTGCCTTAATTCCAGGATGTGGATCATAATTCTCCAATGTAAAATCTTCAAAATTAAAGTCGAAAATATCCTTGATTTCAGGATTTAATTTCATTGTCGGAAGAGGTCTTGGGTCTCTCAAAAGTTGTCTTTGAACCTGTTCGAAATGATTATTATAAATGTGGACATCTCCAAAACTGTGGACGTAATCTCCAACTTCAAGATCGCATACCTGAGCCACCATCATTAACAACAGAGCATAGCTTGCAATATTAAAAGGAACTCCAAGGAATACATCAGCACTTCTCTGATATAGTTGTAAAGACAATTTCCCGTCAGCAACGTAAAATTGAAATAATGCATGGCAAGGTGCTAATGCCATATCAGGAATTTCCGCTACGTTCCACGCAGAAACGATCAATCTTCTGGAATCAGGATTTTTTTTGATCTGATCGATCACTTCTGAGATCTGATCAACCACTTTATTATCGGCACCTCTCCAGCTTCTCCACTGCGCTCCGTAAACAGGACCTAAGTCTCCATTTTCATCTGCCCATTCATCCCAGATGCTCACTCCGTTATCTTTTAAATACTGGATATTGGTGTCTCCTTTTAAGAACCAAAGCAATTCATAAATTATAGATTTCAAATGCACTTTCTTGGTGGTTACCAAGGGAAAACCTTTTGACAAATCATATCTCAGCTGATATCCGAAAACGCTTCTTGTTCCGGTTCCTGTTCTATCAGTTTTATCTGTTCCGTTATCCAGAATATGCTGTAAAAGGTCTAAGTAGTTTTGCATTGTGAAAGTTTAATTATTGTGCTTTTAGTAAATTCTAACAGATGTCAAAGTTAATAAAAAAACAGTTGTGAATTTATTTTTCACACTGTTTAACTTTTATTTTTATCCGGCTTACGATTCCCAGATCTCATGACAGGAAATCAATTTTCAGCCATTCAATAAGTAATTAACGTATAACTACCGCAACATCCTTTGTGTTTCCCTCTACTGATTTGATTTTTCCAAATTTTTTCTTTTCCATTATGGTATCATTCCAATAATCCAGAGTGACATTTCCAAATTTTATAAGTTTTTTATACTTACTCTGATCTATAATTTCTTTTCCACCAAAGTCTATTGATATATCTCCAATTGACTTTAATTTTCCAAACTTACTATCATCTATAATATCATGACCCCAATAATCTATAGACAGATTTCCTATCTTTTTTACCTTTCCGTTCTTTTCCTGATCAAAACGATCCCAGTAATCTATAGCAATATCTCCAATATTTTTTACTTTGCCATCTTTATCTGTATCAAATTGATCATAATAGTCAACTTTAGAATTTCCTATCTTTTTTATTTTTCCCATTTTCTCCCGGTCGAAATATTGATCATCATAATAGTCGATATTCCCATTTGAAATGGAGTTAAATCCTGCAATTGATCCGTCATTATTAATGGTAATAATTATATCTCCCATTGTAATATCCACAGATATGAGATCGTAGGATTTCCCAGAAATATTAGCTCTTACCTGAGCCAGCAATAAAGAATTTGATATCAGGAATAAAAAGACGAATAGAATGTATTTTAGTTTCATAGCTTACCAGATATTTTCAATCGTTTGATGAACATT
The sequence above is drawn from the Chryseobacterium daecheongense genome and encodes:
- a CDS encoding thymidylate synthase, producing the protein MQNYLDLLQHILDNGTDKTDRTGTGTRSVFGYQLRYDLSKGFPLVTTKKVHLKSIIYELLWFLKGDTNIQYLKDNGVSIWDEWADENGDLGPVYGAQWRSWRGADNKVVDQISEVIDQIKKNPDSRRLIVSAWNVAEIPDMALAPCHALFQFYVADGKLSLQLYQRSADVFLGVPFNIASYALLLMMVAQVCDLEVGDYVHSFGDVHIYNNHFEQVQRQLLRDPRPLPTMKLNPEIKDIFDFNFEDFTLENYDPHPGIKAPVAI
- a CDS encoding serine hydrolase; the encoded protein is MLKKIFLCVSIGVFSFSFAQNIDKEKLDNYFKALDSEHKVMGSFAIADHGKIIYSNAIGFSDVEARKKAALNTVYRIGSITKTFTAVLIMKAVEDKKLTLDTSLSQFFPQIKNAEKIKVENLLNHRSGIHNFTDDALYASYYLQPVSQEKLIDIIQKAGLDFEPGAQFSYSNSNYSLLGFILEKVYKKSYAKLIEEFIAKPLQLKYTKAGGKIESLENMAHSYTYENGNYVRSAETDMSVPLGAGNLVSTPSELIIFINALASGKLISRESLDKMRNFKDHYGFGLAEVPFMGKTGFGHNGGIDHFSSILYYFPDGEKTFAMISNQSNFDNNNISITALSAAYGKSFEIPNFNVVNLPESDLQKFTGTYAAAQMPMKITIFIKDKVLMAQATGQGAFPLEATSQTSFKFDAAGIVIDFDVTKRQLLILQGGNKVKFIKE
- a CDS encoding M1 family metallopeptidase, giving the protein MKKAILSIAVLAIFFSANVSAQTETSGREKVYRATHTKVTELKHTKLKVNFDYQKEQMNGEEWLTASPYFYPTNQLVLDAKSMLIHDVALDNNGKKSPLKYEYKDDVLTITLDKTYQKDQDYTVYIKYTSRPNEVKQEGSAAINDAKGLYFINAQGKDPDKPTQIWTQGETESSSAWFPTIDKPNQKTTQEIYMTVPEKYVTLSNGLLKDSQKEANGLRTDHWVMDKRHSTYLFFMGVGDYAIVKDKWKNIPVDYYIEKEYEPYAKQIYGNTPEMIEFFSKKMGYDYPWAKYAQISGRDYVSGAMENTTATLHGSDILQKPGQLIDENKWEDTIAHELFHHWFGDLVTAESWSNLTVNESFANYSEYLWNEYKYGKDQADYHQMSDVNMYIHNPADFNKNLVRFNYDSREDVFDLVTYQKGGGILHMLRNYLEDDAFFAGMNDYLKTNEYKNGEAHQLRLSFEKVSGKDLNWFFNQWYFGSGHPKLSYSYTFEPVKKQISLVISQSQEQPFQFPLAIDVYENGKPKRYNVWVNAEAKNTFNFDVSKTPDLVNINADGILVSEITETKTPEQNLIQFNGSKEFKSRYTALKAIKDQVGKNPAATKLLSAALKDPYFRVRMKALELMDLSNPEQAKALAADVEKLATNDPKTLVQGAAVAALAKTKDKKYLPVFEKGVGAVSNSVRGNSLSAILTVDPSKAGTLADKIDLKGASDELLAQLLPIVVKNKVSSQMANIAPIAAFYPFIKFQNPELGKSAEEGFNWIMTSDNIAATQSITKLLAQAKGQVAQNPQAKMMISQMLKDGLSKKMELLKQNPQNAASINKQIDALNKSIEDYK